From the genome of Lutra lutra chromosome 8, mLutLut1.2, whole genome shotgun sequence:
aaaaaaaataaaaaataaaggtggaaAGAGTGGTAAATAGAGCTATAAAATGGTTTCAGATTTTAGACAATTTCTTGCAAATGAGATACTGATCCCTTTCTTCCTTATTCTCCTTCCCATAAAGTGTtaggagatcagaaaggaagCTGGAACCAGTAAGACAAAGAAAGTCAGAGAAACCTCTCTGTTGTCTACCTAAGTGTCTATGAACAGAAGCTATTTAGAAAAGTCTGTGTTCTGGGCAGGAGCAAGGGCTAAGAAAGcttgcaatggggaaaagagagaagcagaacgACCCCAGACAGGGTTTGTAGAAGAGCACAAATGATTCTCATGCAATGCCAGTGTCTGAGGTGGTGGTGGAAGTAACTTTCTTGCACATGCTCACTCCCGTATCTATCCATCTATATATAAtgtgtaaaatacacatatatacacatgtacagaTACACATATATCATAGCATCTTAGTGTTGGAAAGAACCTGAAAGGCTAAATATTCCTGTCTCTTGCTCATTGATACCTTCTCTGCCAGAAAGCGTTATTTTAACACTACCAGGAAGGGGTGGAAGTTAGAAGAGGGGAGGGCATTACCTTGACTCTCTTCCTGTTGGATTACTGCATTAATCTACCCTCCATCAATCCTTTAATCCTAGTTTTGCCCTCAAATGGGTATTGTCTACTCTCTTATACGACCACACACACTGTTGGCTACATCTTTACAGACAGCCTCATCATTACTTTAAAGGGCTAGTGACtgagacaccaaaaaaaaaaaaaaaaaaccacccgcATTCACACAAGCAAGCATTCagtaaaaatttgttgaatgagtgaatgaatgaaacaaagacacaaaTGAGAATGTTTTCCCACGGCAGTGAAGCACAGAGGCGACAGCACCACCTCTGGCTCTCCGTCCCATCCTTCCGATCCCTGACCAGCATATAGAGAATGAGAGACGTGTAATATGTAGTGAGGCTGTAGCAGCGCTCAGGCTCGGCCTGCAGCCCTGAGTTGGGAATCTGGGTGGCCCAGGTTGCCATGGCACCGCATTGGACTCCACCCTCTCTCGTCTCCTCCGCCGctcgccccccccaaccccgccaggGTCTGGTAGTCAGTCACGTGCGCCGCCGCGTAACCACACCTAGGCTCTTCAGAGCTAAGTCAAGGGGTCACGTGTGGTAGCAACAGATCACGTGGCTGCCATCTCCCCACTccgcccccttcccctccccgcccccttcccggTCATAGCCTCTCCTGGGTACTCCTCTGCGCATGAGTGGCTTGTCACGTGCCCCGAACGTCCGGCTTTCGCCCCGCCCCGCCAGTTTCCGCGCGCCTCTCTGGCAGCTGGTCACATGGTGAGGGTGGGGGTAAGGGGGCCGCTCTAGCTTGCGGCCTGTGTCTATGGTCGGGCCCGTAGCGTCCTGCTGACCCGTCCAGAGCTCGAGTGTATGGCGCTGCAGGATCTGGCTCCGCGGCCCCGATAACGGGCCGCCCCCGCAGCTCCCGGCACGGAGTGAGGTAAGTATATCCCCTTCCCAGGAATGGAGACCGTTTTCGCTCTCCACGGCTGCCTACGCGGACAAGTTATGGAAGGGTCGCTCAACGGCGGGAAGTGGGGCAGCGTGTAATTTGTGTCTTTGTGGTCATATGGAGGTGTCATTTTGGGGCCTGGATGTCGGGTCTTCGATGCGGGGGGTGTGTCgtgtgagatggaaccctgtgCGGGGCGCGATGGTCCGtcccaaaggaaaaggaattttttattttagggtttTACGTGGCTGGAGGGGTTGTGTTGTCATTGTGTTGCCTGAGGGGCTAGCCTCATGGAAGATTGGAGAAGGGACGAGATGGTGGTGGGGTGTCTTTGTGATGTCTTTTGTGGGAGTCACTTTATTGCTGTAGGTTCATACCATCTGAACTCTGGAAGGGATTTTCGGTGGCAGGGGTCTTTGTGATTGTAGGGTCTTCTCTGTTCTGAGAATGGCTACTCCTCGATATGAGCCAGTGGCTGAGATTGGTGTTGGTGCCTATGGAACGGTATACAAGGCCCGTGATCCCCACAGTGGCCACTTCGTGGCCCTCAAGAGCGTGAGAGTCCCTAATGGAGGAGGTGCTGGAGGGGGCCTTCCCATCAGCACAGTTCGTGAGGTGGCCTTACTGAGGCGGCTGGAGGCTTTTGAGCATCCCAACGTTGTCCGGTGAGACGGTGGAGGGTTAGAAGTGGGTAGTAAAGGGGAAAAGACAACTTTTGGTGGGGAGTGGGGTCAGGAGAGAAGTGGGGATCCTGAGAAAATAGGGGGTCCAAAAGGATTGATCAAGTAAGTGAGTGACCATTTGTTCTGGCCAGGCTGATGGATGTCTGTGCCACCGCCCGAACTGACCGGGAGACCAAAGTGACCCTGGTGTTTGAGCACGTGGACCAAGACCTGAGGACGTATCTGGATAAGGCACCCCCCCCAGGCTTGCCAGTGGACACCATCAAGGTGAGTAGGGTGGGTAGACATAGAAGGTACATTGAGACCTTTGTAGTAGAACCTGTTTTGATTTCAGGTATGGTGCCTAGATTCTagttcctctgttccttccccttccAAACCAGGATCTCATGCGCCAGTTTCTAAGAGGCCTAGATTTCCTTCATGCCAACTGCATTGTTCACCGAGACCTGAAGCCAGAGAACATTCTGGTGACCAGTGGTGGGACAGTGAAGCTAGCTGACTTTGGCCTGGCCAGAATCTACAGCTACCAGATGGCACTTACACCTGTGGTCAGTAGAAAGATGGGGGTAGAAGAGTGGTTGACCATAGCAGTTGAGAAATCATGGGCTTTGTGATTTTAGTCAAGCCGTTGTGGTTCGTCGTAACCCATAGGGTCCTCATGTACTTTTCCGATTCCTGTAAGGTTGTTACACTCTGGTACCGTGCTCCAGAAGTTCTTCTGCAGTCTACATATGCAACACCCGTGGACATGTGGAGCGTTGGCTGTATCTTCGCAGAGATGTTTCGTCGCAAGTATGGGACCCAAGTATCCTGAATTCTCTGGAGTTTCCTAAATCTCGTAATCATAAACCACATCCATTCCCTGCCTATTCTTACATTTAAGTATCACTGACCATTTTGTCCCTAACCAGAAACTCTGAAATGTCCTGGACTAGGAACTTCATATCCCTCTCCTGTCCGTACCCTCGGTTTTGAGCCACTAGCAATAATGACTCCACTACCATATCTTTGAGAATGACTGCtacctgtgtttttcttactTTAGGCCTCTCTTCTGTGGAAACTCTGAAGCCGACCAGTTAGGCAAAATCTTTGAGTAAGTGACCAGCATGGGGAAAACTTTCCATTCTGAATCTTTTTTCTGCTGAGCCCTGGGTGGCAATTGGCTCTGCCTCTGGAGTTGTGGGCTGGAGAaggaccctttttttttttttttaaagattttatttatttatttgaaacagagagagagatcagaagtatgcagagaggcaggcatagagagagaggagaaagcaggctccccgctgagcagagcccgatgcgggccccgatcccaggaccctgagatcatgacctgagccgaaggcagaggctcaacccactgagccacccaggcgcccgagaaggACCCTCTTGACCAGAGC
Proteins encoded in this window:
- the CDK4 gene encoding cyclin-dependent kinase 4 isoform X1, producing MATPRYEPVAEIGVGAYGTVYKARDPHSGHFVALKSVRVPNGGGAGGGLPISTVREVALLRRLEAFEHPNVVRLMDVCATARTDRETKVTLVFEHVDQDLRTYLDKAPPPGLPVDTIKDLMRQFLRGLDFLHANCIVHRDLKPENILVTSGGTVKLADFGLARIYSYQMALTPVVVTLWYRAPEVLLQSTYATPVDMWSVGCIFAEMFRRKPLFCGNSEADQLGKIFDLIGLPPEDDWPRDVSLPRGAFSPRGPRPVQSVVPEMEESGAQLLLEMLTFNPHKRISAFRALQHSYLQKPEGNPE
- the CDK4 gene encoding cyclin-dependent kinase 4 isoform X2, whose translation is MDVCATARTDRETKVTLVFEHVDQDLRTYLDKAPPPGLPVDTIKDLMRQFLRGLDFLHANCIVHRDLKPENILVTSGGTVKLADFGLARIYSYQMALTPVVVTLWYRAPEVLLQSTYATPVDMWSVGCIFAEMFRRKPLFCGNSEADQLGKIFDLIGLPPEDDWPRDVSLPRGAFSPRGPRPVQSVVPEMEESGAQLLLEMLTFNPHKRISAFRALQHSYLQKPEGNPE